The Cannabis sativa cultivar Pink pepper isolate KNU-18-1 chromosome 8, ASM2916894v1, whole genome shotgun sequence genomic interval tttgttaaacGGTCTGGGAATCAGGCGACTAACTTTTTAGCTCGTTCTTCTGGTTCTATTCCTAGCTGTGTTTCTCGCTAGGGTTCTGTCCCTGTTGGTCTGGAAACTATCTTAGTAGCtgatttgatttaataaaatttaattttttggctgaaaaaaaaaaccccaaatttaaataatacaattcttttttatacttatatatttgtttctgttaaatatttaaaagatacTAATTTAGGTTTAAGAATATAtactaaatattatttatttttgtttccaATAAGTCTACTAGTCTAGTGGTGCAATTGACCCCATTACTGGACCCTACGTGTgtggttatatatatatatatatatatatggctaTTGTGTTACTATCAGTGTTGCTGGTTGCTACTCTCTTTTCTTCTACAACTACTCTCATTGAGATTTTAATCATAAATGAAGAtccatacatacatacatacatacatgcatatatatatatatatactagatgagagttacgtggcgaaccacgtaaatattagttttatataagttttagtggtttttgtttaagaatccAGTAACTTGAGCAACGACAACAACAATGGTAGATAGatctatttaagtttttcatatttgtaaagattataaatctaaacttttaattttcttgatttgagattttgaattgttctgatttatttgTTATATATGGCTATTGTGTTACTATCAGTGTTGCTGGTTGCTACTCTCTTTTCTTCTACAACTACTCTCATTGAGATTTTAATCATAAATGAAGAtccatacatacatacatacatgcatatatatatatatatatatatatatataaactgtcgGTGACCCCAAAAGAAAATGCAAAAAACAAAGTTTTATAGGTGGAAGCATATATAGAGACATACATTAGAACCATCACACTTAGAACTTTTTCAAGGCCAGCTTTGCAATATATAAATTTGGAAAATTATTAGGTAGGGACATTATTTATTTGTATGATAGGggtgttttttctttttggcaTCTCAAATTTCTAATAACATAGTTATTTTCCAAAGAATTATttctgtaaattttaaaaatttaaaacagtccgtgcatattttctttaaaattgtgtgtaataattattttaaacttatttttcacgtcataaattatttaaaataaaatgtttaGTTACAATATACAACATGATATAATGAAAAATTGGGAAATAATTTTAAGTAACACTACAAAAGTAATTATGCTAAGAATCTCcaattaaatattattgaacATTATTCATCAAGTAACGTGGGAATTTAATGGGAGAGAAAAGAGTATtgataattggttttaattaagtTCAACTTTCTTAATCTTATTTATAACAATGACAAAGAATAACACCACCCCATGAAAGACCACCATCATCAACTTATTACAAATTAATAACTCATCTAACTACCACTTTTATTCTAATTCACACCACAACAACTCCATATTTCAATGAAGCCACAAAGACAAACAACCAAAcacaaatattataaatatagaaataataataagtaataataatctaatttgATTCTCAATCAAAAATGGAGGACAAAGAACACAGCCTATGATTGTGAATTTATAATATGATATTTCAGAGAAGTTGTTTATTAAGATATACAATAGAGATggcaaacataaaataattattttaaaaaaaatgatatggaAGTAATTACAGTATTTTCTTATGACAAAAACAACAGTAACACTTGTTTTTTACTCTTTTTCTGTAAGGACTATaaagtgaagaaaaaaaattcttcaaagCAAAagctctcttcttttctctttatataatcttcttccATGGTGGTAGTGGTAGTAGTAGGCAGGGCCACTCTACActgcatatatatacatatatatatatacacacagcAAAGCTCTTGTTCACAGCTAAAAAGGGGAAGATCAAGTATTTGAATCAAAATTACACAAACAAAGAAAagggcaatttttttttttaatcttttaccATTTATGAATTGTTTATACAaagacatttttgtttttccctGTTTTGAGTATTTAAAAATGAAGAGAAACTTTTTTCTTTATTGACATGAAGATGATACACCAAAAACACCCAGCACATTGCAGGCCACTTCCATCAACTTTCCTGCAATAAGGTAAAAAATAGCAGAGAGTTAGAACAAGTCAACCCAAACGAGAAAGattaaaacataaaacaaatatatatatatatatattaaatatattaaggCCAATGATTTTTGCAGTGTTTTTATTTTGGCTTTACTCAAAAAGATTGCCTTAAATAACCCACATACAAAAAATCAAGGTCAGCTAATAAAATATGCTAGAAGAAGAAGACAGACCAAATCATGCCAGctaatttgtttaaattttaatatgattGAGAGGAGAATGTGAAAAGGGATGGTGGcgaatataataattaatattatacaaATTGCTTTGATGGGCATCTAAGGTTTTTGGTGGTGGGAGAAAAAAACCAAACCTAATCTCAGCACACAGCTGGGGCAAAGCTGGACTCTTTTGGGGAAAACACCTTGgtttaggtatattttttagtcacatGGACTCGGTGGCAAAATATACATTAGTGGGACATAGACAGGCATAGCTTTTTTATTTTGCTTTTCTTGCCTTAAACGACAGCGTTTTTAGAAGACAGTGCAGCCCGTGATATCATTTataatctttattttattttcacttCTTCAGTTCTCACCGACCATCACCATTCCCAAGTCCATTTAAAAAAGTTTTCATCTTTGATCAAAGACACAATCATAGTAATACAGAAACTAAATCTAAACTACCCATGATGATGATATGATACTAATCAATCCTGTTCACTGTTTCATTGaacataattaattaagattaaccaaaacaaatgaaaataaaatactatGAGATTAGAACAGTACCTCTTCTGGTGGGCTTGGTGACAACCTTAACAAGAGGAGTTGTTTTCTTCTCCGAATTGGGGTCCTCGTTAGGTGGGAAAAGAACCCCATCAATGCCCTGAACTGAAATCCGGCCATCGGTATAGATATCTGGGTCGAAAAGGTAAGCCTGGCTATCGCCATGGCCGAATTTCACCGAACCATCAGCTTCTTGAGCCATGACCTTATGGGGTAGCCTCAAGGTATCGTAACGAACCTTCCCAAATCGCCTAACTGCATTGTACATACTCTCTTCGGTTTGGTACTCTGGTATGATGTGGTAGTACACAATCTGTTCCGGTGCCCCAGGCTCGCTAAGCTGGTCCGTAGTCAGTTTAGCCATGGCCTCGTCGTTCGGGGCTAAAACCGTAATTACATAACCTTCTGATACGAGCCGACCCATCTCGGTGGCCAGAGACGTTAGATTAACTAAAATATCAGCCATTTCGTTGTACCCACCGTAATGCACGAGGGTTTGGATAAAGTCCTTGACTTGAGCCATTCCGTCGAAGTGGCCACGTGGCCCACCTGGTCCCGGAGCCGGAGCTGGAGCTAGAGATGGACCTGGAGCCAAAGCGTCGTAGATTGGAAGAACTGGGGGTGCGCCAGCCGGAACAGGGGCAACTGGCTTTTTTAACCTGTGGGTTCTGGGATCAACTACCGGCGCACCTTCCGGCAATACCGCGGAGATTGATCGGAGACTTCTTCTTCTGTTGAAATCTTCTTGAACTGAACGTGGGATTAGAAGACTTTCGATTCCGTGGATTACACCGTCGGGTCTCACTACGTCGTCGGGACGGACTATCTCGGCCGAGTCGATAACCTTTTGGCCGGAGTTTTTGCTCGTTAAATGAACGCGGTCGTTCCAAAGAGTTTTGTGTCTAACCGGAACGGAATCGGAGGCGGGCCACTCGCCGGAGCCGATACGTTTGGGGATAATGTGGAACATTAAGAGTGTCTGGAGAGACCTTACGTTCCCGGGTTCGAGCAGGAATCGCTTGAATTCAGGGTCGAGTTGGCGTTCTAGAGCTTCGTTTCTCGGGGCGAAAATGGTGATGTTGTGTTTACCGACGGCCTCTTCTAAGGTCTGTAGCAAAAGGGCTTTCTCGACTAACTCGGCCAACTCAGTATAATGCGAGTCGAGAAGCGCAACCAGAACCGAGTTAGAATTAATCTGACCAGAACCGGAAGAAGTAGAATTACTTTTCTGAGATGGGTTGTTGGGCAATGCAGCGAAAGAGTTAGTAAAGGAACAAAGAATAAAGAATAATAAGAAGGAGACGCCATAGCCATGAGTATCCATGGCGCTCacaaataataaaatccctctgcaaatgaaatgaaatgaaataaagtttcgattttttcttctttgattttagAGTTTGGAGATTCTTCTCTGTTCTGAGAGAGAACAAAACGAAGAAAAGAGCTGAGAAGAAGTGATGGTATTAAGGTGGAAGAagagaaaaggaaagttagagagagaaagaagaagaagtagaAGACTTTTTCGAGAGAGGGACTACTGTGTTGTGAGTTTTAGTGTTAGCTTTGGAAGACAGCCTGTATATGGGGACCACACGGCGGCTTCCTTTGCTTCACTCAACTCTAAGCCTAAGCCGTTTATTTGGCTTACTTTCACTCTACCCTTTTCTACTTCCATTtcatttaaaaatatgtattttatttcacTTTACCAACTTGGAAGATGGCATTGCTACCTATTTTATAGTTTgagtaaagaaaattaaaaagcaaaaatggTTAGAAAAGGTATATGAGTATATTTCTAGAACATTGAAAATGAAAGGGAACATAAAAAATGACTGAGGTGGGAAGGAGGATggagtagaaaaaaaaaactgaggtGGGAAGGAGGATGGAGTAGAAAAAAATGTTCTATGAGTTTCACTTTctcctttattaaaaaaaaaaaattatatatatggtttTCTTTTTTGGGAAATGTAAAAGTAGTTTTGTGATATTTTCACATTAATTTTTCTTATTGTgctctaatatataattataaatcttaatagaaaatttaataaaaaatgctACCGTCAATCTCCTGTTACAACCTTTTAGTCAACCTCTACACCTGAAACACAcgtcggaatattttttttacaaatcttTTTTCACAGCAGTGTTCAACATCattcttgtaaatttttgaaaattttcaaatagtttatagtgtcaaaaatatatgtttgaagttttttgaacacgcgtagtaaactaaaatattaggaACTCTATTTTTGAtaaactattcagaatttttcaaaatttacagggatgatACTGTAACTATAATGAATAccgctatgaaaaaaaattaaaaaaaaatattttgacatgtCATTTCAGACGTAAAGGTTGATTAAGAGATTGTAATAGGAGATTAACACTATTCaaatttaatatgttatttaatgctcacttaatactttattaaaaaatgtaaaataataataataatgcaaaattaaatgtaaaatttaataataatgtaaGTCATTTAATGCAAAGGAGTATGTtagttaaaatttaataataaaatattaaaaatagcaCAATGATAAATATAAAATCATATTATTTATTGTGATACAAATTTTACATTATGCTATATTGtgattcaaattaaatttttttattatgtgagATTTTTACGAATTAAATTTACGGTTTTGTTGCAGCTGTTACTATAAATTTTGCTGTGTTGATTTGGTTAACTAAAATGTTGCATGCCAATATATTAGCATCTCAActcataatcataaaataaatgacaatagaagttaaaatattgagaaaaagaataataaaatatgttttgtTTGTTTCTTCACTCTATTCAAGCTTCCATTGGCAGGGTCTCTCTTATAGCGTGCAGTCTTCGTCTTCGTCAACCTGGACTGGAATAGGTACTGACTGGTTTCTGTTGTTGTTATAGGATCTGCTTCTTTCTTATGGAATCATCTCCAAGAACAAGTCTCTAAGCTAAGCATTCCTTTAATACTCCACTCTACAGAGTCATTGTTTACAATTCCTTTGTTTGTCATTTTCCAGTGGATCTGATTTATTCTCTTTTCTTTAACATTTTTCAATCATCATATATTTGTCTTATTTAAAAGTGAAGACTCTTGATCATATTCATTCTTCAAGTTACCTTAagagttttctattttaattttttttgtctatCGTTTTGTTGTAAATGAGTTcaatgtttttctttcttttttgtttcacAACTCTtttatattctttcttttttcaatgtttttcttttagttataggtttgttttatattgattttgttctattttgcgccattatttatggctttggcgccttacaaggctttagcacctattatatggttggacccctaattatttagggtagtttgtttaaattttcacGTTTTTTCGGTATTGAATGTATAAGAAAATTTGGacacaataatattttaaagttaataagttatgcactatacagatttattagttggaataaaatgattattttgGTTAAGATAtaattttaagaatattttaaactgAAAAAAGGTTTAAGAGGTTTTACTTTAAACGCTAATTCTTATTAGCTATGTTTTGGTTTATATTTTTAGGAATTTTCAgcataaaaggaaagtgtttggaattttagtattcagattctaatattataattaattaagtaaaatgAAGAATAAGAATCTTGAGGATCTTGTAATAAAGGGAGGTGGAAACACTAATGGTTAATATATTGGTTTAGATATATTTGGGAAGTcaaattattatgaaaatttaGTTTGTTCTCAATATTATGGGAATGtaccaaaattattatattatttgtatttttaaagaatTTCTGGATGAGTGTTATTAGTTTTTTGATGGAAGAAATGGAAGTACAAATTTGATGGATGAGCTGCGTCATTATTTATCGCTTTGGTGTCTTTTAAGGTTTTTGCGCATGATTTATGGCTGACCCTAATCATTTAGGGTAATTGATTAAAATTATAGATATcatgaatttttaaaatattataaaatttaatagctaacaattatggtatataattatgagattattgccttattagtttattatagataacataatattaattttgggtatataaaatataaatatgagtttattatagataacataatattaatttgggtatataaattataaatgtgggattttgtaataaattggagATAGGGACATTAATTGTGAATTgagaatattttgttttattttattttttatttttggaaagatattgaaataaatggaaagtaaatgctaatgaagtattgagattattgccttattagttgtataggaaaatactaatatgaatagtttttataataatttgaatggtataataattaggaggttatctatttaaataataaataaggaaacattatgtcataataccgaattggattaattaatattaatttaatattattaattaaatgtatgatgAAGTGGTAATAGGAAAATGGTACTTTTGAATGTGAAAATTgcaatattaagttttaaggatattaatacaattttggtttaatttaggttaaataaagattatagatactatgtgttacgctataaataaaataataaataatttgacttattaaggattttgacatgttttagtctataaataagtaatatttttaagagataaaatgaaataattagtatataatattttgaatatttaaggaataatgggtattaaaaggaaaattttatttatgtttgattttaaaaGGGTAAAATTAAGGAATAGGTATCCTATGAAGGTTATGAAATATAATGTTATAATTTAATTgtaactagccaaagggtaatccctttggctagttctagtattttatagGGAGATCTAGCTCCTTAGTCTTAGTGGTTGGTTGATTCTCTTCAGTTTgaatagttttctaattaaagttttatgctattttttatgttttctttttttttcaggtGGAACTTCAGTATTTTATTGAATTAGGAGCGTTctttgaagatgttatagctttatagtctaaatttccgggggcagttttgtcccatggggcTCGCCCTAAGATTTTCGCGGCTCatggttggcaaagcatgctctgcggttagacgatgagctatcctggctcgaggaggttccagtcggcggacgtgggcgtcgtaaattcatgagtgattttaatcactttgtcaaaaaaaaaatatgttttgtttatttacttttaataattaaataattattatgtaatttttttaattttgaatttatagaATAAAAGTTTTATTGAAAGCGGACAATTGATCAATTGGAACATGTTAATTTAATCAAATTTGAtaagatttaataaaattaggatCAAAAGCTGCACAAAACgtaacatatatatagtaattcatcgaaataatataacatatagtatttaatctataaaaaaatatgacataTAAGTATTGTTAttccaatttttgcactctgacatgGCATCGcatgatggtgacacgtggaatcaactCTGAATATTTGCTCGCAGAATATAGTCCAAACAGGATGCCACGTATGCATGCTCGAAGCAAAGCGATCAGCAATCCGCACAGagcgaccaacacttagcgaattcagctttcgcattgcgaatcatcaaagaaatccctataacttggggatcagattgAAGAGGTATGgaaagctgtccaaatcccacgatcaatgtattttgtatttattatgcaatctttctgcttatatccattgtaacgagaatggaaaatacttcctctccaagctcatagccctataaatagtgatgcatgttcactgggcaaagggtcgaaaACATCCTGGTTGAGAGATTTTACTTAagagatattatctaagaattcatattcagagatattgttgtaagagctataagaaaaggaacctttctccttgttcttgagttaatacaaataacgaggattagactattactaggggtgttcacaaagtatccgatccaatccaatccgcacgatccaatccaatccaatccgcaaaatgcggatatccgcacttgtgcggattggattggattgaaaaatctaaaatccgcacttgtgcggattggatgttgtttgacctcaaaaagtaactgattcaatccaatccgcacttaattatatatattttaaaaaaattataatatgtaatatatattaattaaaaaaagacacaaacttcttattttttaatcttttttagtaatatattgagttggtgtattttatttattttgtaataaaaaacacaagaaaaat includes:
- the LOC115701381 gene encoding fasciclin-like arabinogalactan protein 15 isoform X1 codes for the protein MDTHGYGVSFLLFFILCSFTNSFAALPNNPSQKSNSTSSGSGQINSNSVLVALLDSHYTELAELVEKALLLQTLEEAVGKHNITIFAPRNEALERQLDPEFKRFLLEPGNVRSLQTLLMFHIIPKRIGSGEWPASDSVPVRHKTLWNDRVHLTSKNSGQKVIDSAEIVRPDDVVRPDGVIHGIESLLIPRSVQEDFNRRRSLRSISAVLPEGAPVVDPRTHRLKKPVAPVPAGAPPVLPIYDALAPGPSLAPAPAPGPGGPRGHFDGMAQVKDFIQTLVHYGGYNEMADILVNLTSLATEMGRLVSEGYVITVLAPNDEAMAKLTTDQLSEPGAPEQIVYYHIIPEYQTEESMYNAVRRFGKVRYDTLRLPHKVMAQEADGSVKFGHGDSQAYLFDPDIYTDGRISVQGIDGVLFPPNEDPNSEKKTTPLVKVVTKPTRRGKLMEVACNVLGVFGVSSSCQ
- the LOC115701381 gene encoding fasciclin-like arabinogalactan protein 15 isoform X2; this encodes MDTHGYGVSFLLFFILCSFTNSFAALPNNPSQKSNSTSSGSGQINSNSVLVALLDSHYTELAELVEKALLLQTLEEAVGKHNITIFAPRNEALERQLDPEFKRFLLEPGNVRSLQTLLMFHIIPKRIGSGEWPASDSVPVRHKTLWNDRVHLTSKNSGQKVIDSAEIVRPDDVVRPDGVIHGIESLLIPRSVQEDFNRRRSLRSISAVLPEGAPVVDPRTHRLKKPVAPVPAGAPPVLPIYDALAPGPSLAPAPAPGPGGPRGHFDGMAQVKDFIQTLVHYGGYNEMADILVNLTSLATEMGRLVSEGYVITVLAPNDEAMAKLTTDQLSEPGAPEQIVYYHIIPEYQTEESMYNAVRRFGKVRYDTLRLPHKVMAQEADGSVKFGHGDSQAYLFDPDIYTDGRISVQGIDGVLFPPNEDPNSEKKTTPLVKVVTKPTRRGTVLIS